A single genomic interval of Microbacterium sp. LWO14-1.2 harbors:
- a CDS encoding helix-turn-helix domain-containing protein yields the protein MEDIAVITAVHHPLRRRIYDYLLLYGTAQVGTVARALDTQVGSISHHLRMLERAGLIERAEDPTGDRRTSWWRIARRGLTWSAGDFADSPADALLAREAQRQSIRMQIERLRRWQRRHDDPEYAVYDASNTETTAWATPDELRDLSARLLATLDEWRASVNPDDGQARTPIFFFAHAFPTRP from the coding sequence ATGGAAGACATCGCCGTGATCACCGCCGTGCACCACCCGCTGCGTCGACGGATCTACGACTACCTCCTGCTGTACGGCACGGCACAGGTCGGAACAGTCGCTCGCGCCCTGGACACTCAGGTCGGCAGCATCAGCCATCACCTGCGAATGCTGGAGCGTGCAGGCCTCATCGAGCGCGCCGAGGATCCGACCGGCGATCGTCGGACGAGCTGGTGGCGCATCGCACGCCGCGGCCTCACCTGGTCGGCGGGTGACTTCGCCGACTCCCCCGCGGACGCGTTGCTGGCGCGCGAGGCGCAACGACAGAGCATCCGGATGCAGATCGAGAGGCTGCGGCGCTGGCAGCGTCGCCACGATGATCCCGAGTACGCCGTGTACGACGCATCGAACACGGAGACCACGGCCTGGGCGACGCCCGATGAGCTCCGCGACCTCTCCGCACGCCTGCTCGCCACGCTGGACGAGTGGCGGGCGTCCGTGAACCCCGACGACGGGCAGGCGCGGACGCCCATCTTCTTCTTCGCGCACGCGTTCCCCACGCGGCCATGA
- the pepN gene encoding aminopeptidase N — protein sequence MDTANLTREETAARSAAITVRGIRVELDLTGAPERARPGFPTTTTLEFSSTDESTWLDFIGLSVDRLVVNGEERDIDYDGARIRLSDLAADNVVRVEGTGAYSRSGEGLHRFHDPADGLTYLYTQYEPADSRRVMACFEQPDLKASYTFVVDAPAGWQVLSNQSASSVDVGVGVQRVEFAPTLPISSYITSVAAGPYTKVDGAWQRDDQSIALGVFVRQSLAQYLESDEILEITRQGLDFFTDAFAFPYPWGKYDQIFVPEYNLGAMENPGLVTFTESYLSRGAATDAQRAARANTILHEMAHMWFGDLVTMKWWDDLWLKESFADYMGAHASAVATRFHDAWVKFAASRKAWAYQQDQLPTTHPIVADITDLEAAKLNFDGITYAKGAAVLKQLVAFVGDEAFFEGARRYFAANAYGNTTLDDFLVQLSAVSGRDMTEWSRAWLQTTGLSTLRLDRSGDSPVLVQQDPRPHRLRIGLYDRVDDRIVRRDQISLDISDERTEVELAEADLVLVNDDDLTYAKVRLDERSLATVEESLSMIEDPLARALVWSSLWNATRDGELAASRYTAIVRAHAPAESNIGLLVGVLANAAFAIRHFVADDRRGDEQRLWVEATWSALQLAEPGSDAQLSWARALAAASAFDDVRHVEVRGILDGGAPEGLSVDPDLRWQLLTGLATTGHADLADIDREAEADDTGSGRTAARRARASRPEAPVRAQAWRTAWDDESLSNDHLDAEIGGFRAGGRRDLIAGFDDEYFARIADVWRTRSIELAQRLVVGMFPAADSLEPVDGWLAQNTDAPAALRRIVAEQRDHLARDLRVRAAQ from the coding sequence ATGGACACAGCCAACCTCACCCGCGAGGAGACCGCCGCGCGATCCGCGGCGATCACCGTGCGCGGCATCCGCGTCGAGCTCGATCTGACGGGCGCACCCGAGCGGGCTCGCCCGGGTTTCCCGACCACGACGACGCTCGAGTTCTCCTCGACGGACGAGTCGACCTGGCTGGACTTCATCGGGCTCTCCGTCGATCGCCTCGTCGTCAACGGCGAGGAGCGCGACATCGACTACGACGGTGCTCGAATCCGGCTCTCCGATCTCGCCGCCGACAACGTGGTGCGCGTCGAAGGCACGGGCGCGTACAGCCGCTCCGGCGAGGGGCTGCACCGGTTCCACGACCCCGCCGACGGGCTCACCTACCTCTACACCCAGTACGAACCGGCCGATTCCCGACGGGTGATGGCGTGCTTCGAGCAGCCCGACCTCAAGGCGTCGTACACGTTCGTCGTCGATGCGCCGGCCGGGTGGCAGGTGCTGTCGAACCAGTCGGCGTCCTCCGTCGACGTGGGCGTCGGAGTGCAGCGCGTGGAGTTCGCCCCCACGCTTCCGATCTCGAGCTACATCACGTCGGTCGCGGCCGGCCCGTACACGAAGGTCGACGGCGCATGGCAGCGCGACGACCAGAGCATCGCGCTCGGCGTGTTCGTCCGCCAATCGCTCGCGCAGTACCTCGAATCCGACGAGATCCTCGAGATCACGCGGCAGGGCCTGGACTTCTTCACGGATGCCTTCGCCTTCCCGTACCCGTGGGGCAAGTACGACCAGATCTTCGTTCCGGAGTACAACCTCGGCGCCATGGAGAACCCCGGGCTCGTGACCTTCACCGAGTCGTACCTGTCGCGCGGCGCGGCGACCGACGCCCAGCGAGCCGCCAGGGCCAATACGATCCTGCACGAGATGGCTCATATGTGGTTCGGCGACCTCGTGACCATGAAGTGGTGGGACGACCTGTGGCTCAAGGAGTCGTTCGCCGATTACATGGGCGCGCATGCCTCGGCGGTGGCGACCCGGTTCCATGACGCGTGGGTGAAGTTCGCCGCGAGCCGCAAGGCGTGGGCGTATCAGCAGGACCAGCTGCCCACCACGCATCCGATCGTCGCCGACATCACCGACCTCGAGGCGGCGAAGCTCAACTTCGACGGCATCACCTACGCCAAGGGCGCTGCGGTGCTCAAGCAACTCGTGGCATTCGTGGGCGACGAGGCGTTCTTCGAGGGCGCGCGACGGTACTTCGCGGCCAACGCCTACGGCAACACCACGCTCGACGACTTCCTCGTGCAGCTCAGCGCCGTCTCCGGCCGCGACATGACCGAGTGGTCACGCGCGTGGTTGCAGACCACCGGCCTGTCCACGCTCCGGCTCGACCGCTCGGGCGACAGCCCGGTGCTCGTGCAGCAGGATCCACGGCCGCATCGCCTGCGGATCGGTCTGTACGACCGCGTCGACGATCGCATCGTGCGGCGGGACCAGATCTCCCTCGACATCTCCGATGAGCGCACCGAGGTCGAACTCGCGGAGGCCGACCTCGTCCTCGTGAACGACGACGACCTGACCTACGCGAAGGTGCGTCTCGACGAGCGCTCCCTCGCCACGGTCGAGGAATCCCTGTCGATGATCGAGGACCCGCTGGCCCGTGCTCTCGTGTGGTCGTCGCTGTGGAACGCCACGCGCGACGGCGAGCTGGCCGCCTCGCGGTACACCGCGATCGTCCGGGCCCACGCTCCGGCCGAGTCGAACATCGGCCTCCTCGTGGGCGTGCTCGCCAACGCGGCCTTCGCCATCCGTCACTTCGTCGCCGACGATCGTCGCGGCGACGAGCAGCGGCTGTGGGTGGAGGCGACGTGGAGTGCCCTGCAGCTTGCCGAGCCCGGCAGCGACGCGCAGCTCTCCTGGGCGCGCGCCCTCGCCGCGGCATCCGCCTTCGACGACGTCCGGCACGTCGAGGTGCGGGGAATCCTCGACGGCGGAGCGCCCGAGGGCCTCTCCGTCGACCCGGATCTCCGCTGGCAGTTGCTCACCGGACTCGCCACGACCGGGCACGCCGACCTCGCCGACATCGATCGCGAAGCAGAGGCCGACGACACCGGCAGCGGCCGCACGGCCGCCCGCCGCGCCAGGGCATCGCGACCGGAGGCCCCGGTTCGCGCGCAGGCGTGGCGCACGGCGTGGGACGATGAATCGCTGAGCAACGATCACCTGGATGCCGAGATCGGCGGCTTCCGCGCCGGAGGCCGCCGCGACCTCATCGCCGGCTTCGACGACGAGTACTTCGCGCGCATCGCCGACGTCTGGCGGACGAGGAGCATCGAGCTGGCGCAGCGTCTGGTCGTCGGGATGTTCCCGGCCGCGGACTCGCTCGAGCCGGTGGACGGATGGCTCGCGCAGAACACCGACGCTCCGGCGGCGCTGCGGCGGATCGTCGCGGAGCAGCGCGATCACCTCGCTCGCGATCTCCGCGTGCGCGCAGCCCAGTAG
- a CDS encoding acyltransferase, giving the protein MSSAATDTTARAIPVGRDLTLDLARVVCVVLVVFVHILFTGVGRAPDGSLLIERTVEAQPWFSAATWVANIMPLFFVVGGYAARAGWRSAQRRGESADSFVRVRLARLARPAVPLFVFFTVALGAVRLLGVDPALVDVVAVGVGSPLWFLAAYLIVQAAAPTMMRLHEKYGARVLLVLLGLALLVDGFRYIVVGGLLGIQPVPPEGYGAGQELFGVPNIVFVWLFAQQVGFFLFDGWFSRRSWWQLVLVMTGGYLALWGLVSLDGYSWSMLGNQWPPTTPMAVLAVIQAAGLTLLHRPLTALMETRAAQGVVFVVGSRLMTIYLWHLTVIMILIGIELLLPMPMPAPGSAVWWWTRPLFLLVVLAVVWAASLWLVRFEAAPGPGIPRFPGMRICVVAVLVFIAPIIAITTYGLDFPLAALSLACTVVALWLTGSTRATGRPNT; this is encoded by the coding sequence ATGAGCAGTGCCGCCACCGATACGACCGCCCGCGCGATACCGGTCGGACGCGATCTCACTCTCGACCTCGCCCGCGTCGTCTGCGTGGTGCTGGTCGTGTTCGTGCACATCCTCTTCACGGGGGTGGGGCGGGCGCCCGACGGCTCGCTGCTGATCGAGCGGACCGTCGAGGCGCAGCCCTGGTTCAGCGCAGCGACGTGGGTCGCGAACATCATGCCGCTCTTCTTCGTCGTCGGCGGCTATGCGGCACGTGCCGGGTGGCGCTCCGCGCAGCGCCGCGGGGAGAGCGCCGACTCGTTCGTTCGCGTGCGCCTGGCTCGTCTCGCTCGTCCTGCCGTGCCGCTGTTCGTCTTCTTCACGGTCGCGCTGGGCGCCGTGCGCCTGCTGGGCGTCGACCCCGCGCTCGTCGATGTCGTCGCGGTCGGCGTCGGCTCGCCGCTGTGGTTCCTCGCCGCCTACCTGATCGTGCAGGCGGCCGCACCGACGATGATGCGCCTGCACGAGAAGTACGGCGCGCGCGTGCTGCTCGTGCTGCTCGGCCTCGCTCTGCTCGTCGACGGGTTCCGCTACATCGTGGTCGGCGGTCTGCTCGGCATCCAACCCGTGCCTCCCGAGGGGTACGGCGCCGGGCAGGAGCTCTTCGGGGTGCCGAACATCGTGTTCGTCTGGCTGTTCGCGCAGCAGGTCGGCTTCTTCCTCTTCGACGGCTGGTTCTCGCGACGGTCGTGGTGGCAGCTCGTGCTCGTCATGACCGGCGGGTATCTGGCGCTGTGGGGCCTCGTCTCGCTCGACGGCTACTCGTGGAGCATGCTCGGTAATCAGTGGCCGCCGACCACGCCGATGGCGGTCCTCGCGGTGATCCAGGCGGCAGGTCTCACCCTGCTGCACAGACCCCTCACCGCGTTGATGGAGACCCGGGCCGCGCAGGGCGTGGTGTTCGTCGTCGGCTCACGCCTCATGACCATCTACCTCTGGCACCTGACGGTCATCATGATCCTGATCGGGATCGAGCTGCTGCTTCCGATGCCGATGCCCGCGCCGGGCAGCGCGGTCTGGTGGTGGACGCGACCGCTCTTCCTGCTGGTCGTCCTGGCCGTCGTCTGGGCGGCGTCGCTGTGGCTCGTGCGGTTCGAGGCGGCGCCGGGCCCCGGCATCCCCCGGTTCCCCGGGATGCGGATCTGCGTGGTCGCCGTCCTGGTGTTCATCGCCCCGATCATCGCGATCACGACGTACGGGCTGGATTTTCCGCTCGCCGCGCTCTCGCTGGCGTGCACGGTCGTCGCGCTCTGGCTCACGGGCTCGACGCGGGCGACCGGACGGCCGAACACCTAG
- a CDS encoding TerC/Alx family metal homeostasis membrane protein, with protein sequence MDIPLWFEITSMVVLSLILLGDLLLIRLRPHIPSTKESTLWVVFYVGLALLFAVILGNVAGWRNAGDFVTGWALEYSLSVDNLFVFVLIMAQFAVPRRLQQQVLMVGIIIALVLRGAFILVGVTIIEHFSPIFYIFGAFLIYTAIKQAMPEGEHDDDVKRENFIVRLLRRRIDISETYDGSKIRTTVDGTRMWTPMIIVFITIGVTDLIFAIDSIPAIFEITTNGFLVFAANIFALMGLRQLYFLLGDLLDRLRYLHYGIAVILGFIGVKLILHALHENELPFINGGQHVEWVPDIDNLVSLGVIVVSMTVATVASLVASAREKRAERIAPTVE encoded by the coding sequence GTGGACATCCCTCTCTGGTTCGAGATCACCTCGATGGTGGTGCTGAGCCTCATCCTGCTCGGCGATCTGCTGCTCATCCGACTGCGCCCGCACATCCCTTCCACGAAGGAGTCGACCCTCTGGGTGGTCTTCTACGTCGGGCTGGCGCTGCTCTTCGCCGTGATCCTCGGCAACGTCGCCGGCTGGCGCAACGCCGGGGACTTCGTCACGGGCTGGGCTCTGGAGTACAGCCTCTCGGTCGACAACCTCTTCGTCTTCGTGCTGATCATGGCCCAGTTCGCGGTGCCGCGTCGGCTGCAGCAGCAGGTGCTGATGGTGGGCATCATCATCGCCCTCGTGCTCCGCGGCGCCTTCATCCTCGTCGGCGTCACGATCATCGAGCACTTCTCGCCGATCTTCTACATCTTCGGCGCCTTCCTGATCTACACCGCCATCAAGCAGGCGATGCCGGAGGGCGAGCACGACGACGACGTCAAGCGGGAGAACTTCATCGTCCGGCTGCTGCGTCGCCGCATCGACATCAGCGAGACCTACGACGGCTCGAAGATCCGCACCACGGTCGACGGCACGCGCATGTGGACCCCGATGATCATCGTGTTCATCACGATCGGCGTGACCGATCTCATCTTCGCGATCGACTCGATCCCGGCGATCTTCGAGATCACGACCAACGGCTTCCTCGTGTTCGCGGCGAACATCTTCGCGCTCATGGGTCTCCGGCAGCTGTACTTCCTGCTCGGCGACCTGCTCGACCGCCTGCGCTACCTCCACTACGGCATCGCCGTGATCCTCGGGTTCATCGGCGTCAAGCTCATCCTGCACGCACTGCACGAGAACGAGCTGCCGTTCATCAACGGCGGCCAGCACGTCGAGTGGGTGCCCGACATCGACAACCTCGTCTCGCTCGGGGTGATCGTCGTCTCGATGACCGTGGCGACGGTCGCGAGCCTCGTGGCATCCGCTCGCGAGAAGCGCGCCGAACGGATCGCGCCGACCGTGGAGTGA
- a CDS encoding RNA polymerase sigma factor yields the protein MRDTERKQDAVQTSDQRWVAQAAAGDESAFRELYRSYVRPVYWIAHGIVGAPADAEDVTQETFVTAWRKLPGLELQGESALPWLATICRFQAANRLRQRRRDQAHTADGVDETLPATVSVEEQVITAALADRIAEEVGTLGELDREIFRLCAAEGYAYQAAAEQLGVSHAVVRNRLSRVRTQLRGAVKEASDA from the coding sequence GTGAGAGACACCGAACGGAAGCAGGATGCCGTGCAGACGAGTGATCAGAGATGGGTGGCGCAGGCCGCAGCAGGCGACGAGAGCGCCTTCCGCGAGCTGTACCGCTCATATGTGCGACCGGTCTACTGGATCGCCCACGGGATCGTCGGTGCACCCGCCGATGCCGAGGACGTGACGCAGGAGACCTTCGTCACGGCGTGGCGCAAGCTGCCGGGACTCGAACTCCAGGGCGAGTCCGCGCTGCCGTGGCTCGCGACGATCTGCCGGTTCCAGGCGGCCAACCGCCTGCGCCAGCGTCGTCGAGACCAGGCTCACACGGCGGATGGCGTCGATGAGACGCTGCCCGCGACCGTGAGCGTCGAGGAGCAGGTGATCACGGCCGCCCTTGCCGACCGGATCGCGGAGGAGGTCGGGACGCTCGGCGAGCTCGACCGGGAGATCTTCCGGCTCTGCGCCGCCGAGGGCTATGCGTACCAGGCCGCCGCTGAACAGCTCGGGGTCAGCCATGCCGTCGTTCGGAACCGTCTCTCGCGAGTGCGCACCCAGTTGCGGGGTGCCGTCAAGGAAGCGAGCGACGCATGA
- a CDS encoding MFS transporter, which translates to MTSREPVLLSEPPAFCRDRLVHAWVVIKAVSDAGDAVWSIALAWTAVQIASPAAAGLIVAAGTVPRAVILLYGGVIADRADPRLVMMLCNGARIVVLLGAALWVVATPPTVGVLLAAAIAFGVCDALYEPSAATIGRQLVRASDLPSYSAMSQTASRLGTMAGAAAGGSLVAWSGLAGSASADVLTFALVVAFIAIWLRPRFRLARVERESALRGVAHSFTHLGSHPTTRTLVIALSGLNLAVGPAVGIGLALRAHDEGWGAQAVGLFEALLGLGAAVGAASVLRWRPRREARAGFCALAVQGGAIVALGVGQIWMVGAAAFAIGATAGYASVLLSATFAATVDTAYLGRMSSLTRLGDDCLMPLAMAAFGALASATAIWVPFAAYGAAMSMLMVLPLSNPSFRRLTLRGNSPRPDGVESRDDARR; encoded by the coding sequence ATGACCTCGCGAGAACCCGTCCTGCTGAGCGAGCCGCCGGCATTCTGCCGAGATCGTCTCGTCCACGCATGGGTCGTCATCAAGGCCGTGTCGGATGCCGGCGACGCGGTGTGGAGCATCGCGCTCGCGTGGACGGCGGTACAGATCGCCTCGCCTGCGGCGGCCGGACTCATCGTCGCCGCGGGAACGGTGCCCAGGGCCGTCATCCTCCTGTATGGAGGTGTGATCGCCGACCGGGCGGATCCGCGACTGGTGATGATGCTCTGCAACGGTGCGCGGATCGTCGTTCTCCTGGGCGCTGCGCTCTGGGTGGTCGCCACGCCGCCCACGGTCGGCGTGCTTCTGGCGGCCGCGATCGCGTTCGGCGTGTGCGATGCGCTGTACGAGCCGTCGGCCGCCACCATCGGACGGCAGCTCGTGCGTGCCTCGGACCTGCCCTCGTACAGCGCGATGTCGCAGACCGCGTCGAGGCTGGGCACGATGGCCGGCGCGGCGGCCGGCGGCAGCCTCGTGGCGTGGTCGGGTCTCGCTGGCAGCGCAAGCGCCGACGTACTCACCTTCGCGCTCGTCGTCGCGTTCATCGCGATCTGGCTGCGACCTCGTTTCCGTCTCGCGAGAGTCGAGCGGGAGTCGGCTCTTCGCGGTGTCGCCCACAGCTTCACGCATCTCGGCTCGCACCCGACGACACGCACCCTCGTGATCGCGCTGTCGGGGCTCAACCTCGCGGTCGGTCCCGCTGTCGGAATCGGACTCGCGCTCCGTGCGCACGATGAGGGGTGGGGTGCGCAGGCCGTCGGGCTCTTCGAGGCGCTGTTGGGTCTCGGCGCGGCCGTGGGAGCCGCCAGTGTGCTGCGTTGGCGTCCGCGCCGCGAGGCCCGCGCGGGGTTCTGCGCCCTCGCCGTGCAGGGCGGCGCCATCGTCGCCCTCGGAGTCGGCCAGATCTGGATGGTCGGCGCCGCAGCGTTCGCGATCGGAGCGACCGCGGGGTACGCATCCGTGCTGCTCAGCGCCACGTTCGCGGCCACGGTCGACACCGCCTACCTGGGTCGCATGAGTTCGCTCACCCGGCTGGGCGACGACTGTCTGATGCCTCTCGCGATGGCGGCATTCGGAGCGCTCGCATCGGCGACGGCGATCTGGGTGCCGTTCGCCGCCTACGGCGCTGCCATGTCGATGCTCATGGTGCTGCCGCTGAGCAACCCCTCCTTCCGGCGCCTGACCCTGCGCGGGAACTCTCCCCGGCCCGACGGTGTAGAGAGTCGCGACGACGCCCGCCGCTAG
- a CDS encoding DUF4349 domain-containing protein, translating into MNDKTPDLPELSDEAVARIEGAVFDEIAAERPRPAPTADRSRVRRRRWLTGAGIAAAFVVGVLVTPPILDSVGGSAASTAEGGEMFTGGTAQDSSGGSPDRSAPQGVSEAAPGADTAVVVPGAVDGADREIVATGYVTLEVKDIAKAADEISTLAEARGGYVESTEVGRSLAIDDTSMPAPPDSGYGWISIRIPSADLTAVIDQLGDSGEVASSSISKQDVTSTAIDLRARVDATKASVQRLTELMAQSGSVSELIEAEVALTDRQAQLESYEQQLAALDDQVAMSSVQVQLTKAGAPTTADPAGFGDGLLAGWNGLVVSLNALVIAVGFVLPWLAVAAVVALIVWLVRRARRQRRLARADAATSTTDD; encoded by the coding sequence ATGAACGACAAGACCCCTGACCTACCGGAACTCTCGGACGAGGCCGTCGCCCGCATCGAGGGCGCCGTGTTCGATGAGATCGCCGCAGAGCGGCCCCGCCCTGCGCCAACCGCCGACCGCTCGCGCGTCCGCCGTCGCCGCTGGCTGACCGGGGCCGGCATCGCCGCAGCCTTCGTCGTCGGCGTGCTCGTGACGCCGCCCATCCTCGACAGCGTGGGAGGGAGCGCGGCGAGCACGGCGGAGGGCGGTGAGATGTTCACGGGCGGTACTGCGCAGGACTCGAGTGGGGGTTCACCCGATCGCAGCGCCCCCCAGGGCGTTTCGGAGGCCGCACCGGGGGCCGACACCGCAGTGGTCGTGCCGGGCGCCGTGGACGGAGCGGACCGCGAGATCGTGGCGACCGGATACGTCACCCTCGAAGTGAAGGACATCGCGAAGGCGGCAGACGAGATCAGCACGCTCGCAGAGGCACGGGGCGGCTACGTCGAGAGCACCGAGGTCGGGAGGAGTCTCGCGATCGATGACACCTCGATGCCCGCGCCGCCCGACTCCGGGTACGGCTGGATCAGCATCCGGATCCCGTCCGCCGACCTGACCGCGGTCATCGACCAACTGGGCGACTCCGGCGAAGTCGCGTCGTCATCGATCTCGAAGCAGGACGTCACCTCGACCGCGATCGACCTTCGAGCCCGCGTCGACGCCACGAAGGCGTCGGTCCAGCGGCTGACGGAACTCATGGCGCAGTCGGGCAGCGTCTCGGAGCTCATCGAGGCGGAGGTCGCCCTGACCGACCGCCAGGCGCAGCTCGAGTCCTACGAACAGCAGCTCGCCGCCCTCGACGATCAGGTGGCGATGTCGAGCGTGCAGGTGCAGCTGACGAAGGCGGGCGCACCGACCACGGCCGACCCGGCCGGCTTCGGCGACGGTCTGCTCGCCGGCTGGAACGGTCTCGTGGTCTCGCTCAACGCGCTGGTGATCGCTGTCGGCTTCGTCCTCCCGTGGCTCGCGGTCGCCGCCGTCGTGGCGCTGATCGTCTGGCTCGTCCGTCGCGCCCGTCGGCAGCGCCGCCTCGCGCGAGCTGATGCCGCGACATCTACGACTGACGACTGA
- a CDS encoding aminoglycoside phosphotransferase family protein — protein MADSPAAERRIDEDDVRALLRAQKDSARLADLPLRKVAEGWDNAIWRLGDELAVRVPRRALASSLIRHEQRALPILGPRLAELGIRTPEPLVHGAPTEAFPWPWSVVPWIDGTPALGLGIRAHTSWAPDLARALGALHRSAPADAPRNPVRGVPLAVRDRAMRTRLARLDETEPMQSAWDAGVAAAPASETVWIHGDLHPGNVLLASGSLAALIDFGDVTSGDPAYDLAASWLLFDPEGRSAFVAAAAGRYDDDTWVRARAWAAYLTAVFLTESDDRPALRALGERAARELASS, from the coding sequence GTGGCGGACTCCCCCGCCGCCGAACGCCGCATCGACGAGGACGACGTTCGCGCGCTTCTGCGCGCTCAGAAGGACTCGGCGCGGCTCGCGGATCTCCCGCTGAGGAAGGTCGCAGAGGGCTGGGACAACGCGATCTGGCGACTCGGCGACGAGCTCGCCGTGCGGGTCCCCAGGCGGGCGCTCGCCTCGTCGCTGATCCGACACGAGCAGCGAGCGCTTCCGATACTGGGTCCGCGTCTGGCCGAGCTCGGGATCCGCACCCCGGAGCCCTTGGTCCACGGTGCGCCGACCGAGGCCTTCCCCTGGCCCTGGTCGGTCGTTCCGTGGATCGACGGCACTCCTGCTCTCGGGCTGGGGATACGCGCCCATACTTCGTGGGCGCCGGACCTGGCCCGGGCCCTCGGCGCCCTGCATCGGTCCGCGCCCGCCGACGCGCCGCGGAACCCGGTGCGCGGCGTGCCGCTCGCGGTGCGAGACCGGGCGATGCGGACGCGGCTCGCGCGGCTCGACGAGACGGAGCCGATGCAATCGGCATGGGATGCCGGAGTCGCCGCCGCTCCGGCATCCGAGACGGTCTGGATCCACGGCGATCTGCACCCCGGCAACGTCCTCCTGGCGAGCGGATCTCTCGCCGCGCTCATCGACTTCGGCGACGTCACCTCCGGCGACCCCGCCTACGACCTCGCGGCGAGCTGGCTCCTCTTCGATCCCGAGGGCCGCTCGGCGTTCGTCGCCGCCGCGGCGGGGCGATACGACGACGACACGTGGGTGCGCGCTCGCGCCTGGGCGGCGTACCTGACGGCGGTCTTCCTCACCGAGAGCGACGATCGGCCCGCGCTGCGCGCTCTCGGTGAGCGCGCAGCGCGCGAGCTCGCGTCCTCCTGA
- a CDS encoding MBL fold metallo-hydrolase: protein MRVTKFEHAALRIDKGDDVLLIDPGSFTSPLDDLSGLVAVVLTHEHPDHWTPEHLDRILRAAPGTPIFGPAGVAKAAEGYDITVVAPGDTVTAGPFELRFFGGTHEVIHSSLPVPENVGVLVDGEFYYPGDSYAVPEGVEVGTLAAPLGAPWLKIGEAMDYVLAVKPRRAFGTHDMTLSVAGKSMHRDRLKWATEQNGGEFFALEPNDSLDL, encoded by the coding sequence ATGCGCGTCACGAAATTCGAACATGCCGCTCTCCGCATCGACAAGGGCGATGACGTCCTGCTGATCGATCCTGGTTCCTTCACCAGCCCCCTCGACGACCTCAGCGGTCTCGTCGCCGTCGTCCTCACACACGAACATCCCGACCACTGGACGCCCGAGCACCTGGACCGCATCCTGCGCGCCGCACCAGGCACGCCGATCTTCGGCCCTGCCGGAGTCGCGAAGGCGGCCGAGGGGTACGACATCACCGTGGTCGCTCCGGGCGATACCGTGACGGCCGGACCGTTCGAGCTGCGTTTCTTCGGCGGCACGCACGAGGTCATCCACTCGTCGCTGCCCGTGCCCGAGAACGTGGGCGTGCTCGTGGACGGCGAGTTCTACTATCCCGGCGACTCGTACGCGGTGCCCGAGGGCGTCGAGGTGGGAACGCTCGCCGCTCCCCTCGGCGCGCCGTGGCTGAAGATCGGCGAGGCCATGGACTACGTGCTCGCGGTCAAGCCGCGCCGCGCGTTCGGCACGCACGACATGACCCTGTCGGTCGCTGGCAAGTCCATGCACCGCGACCGCCTGAAGTGGGCGACCGAGCAGAACGGCGGCGAGTTCTTCGCACTCGAGCCGAACGACTCGCTCGACCTCTGA
- a CDS encoding TIGR00645 family protein, with protein MTPTSPIDNAGPVAAPLETTARNPWARSIGSLIFVSRWLQAPLYIGLIIAQIVYVVVFMVELWHLIVDDVMHNITHINEATIMLSVLGLIDVVMIANLLIMVIIGGYETFVSRINTDGHPDQPEWLSHVNANVLKVKLAMAIIGISSIHLLKTFIAVGNMDEDGISKAEAAGLGSYTPTGVLWQVVIHMVFIVSALALAWIDKMSQSTIKAAQAGASGTSAH; from the coding sequence GTGACACCGACTTCTCCCATCGACAACGCCGGCCCCGTCGCCGCGCCGCTCGAGACCACCGCTCGCAACCCGTGGGCCCGGTCCATCGGATCGCTCATCTTCGTGAGCCGCTGGCTGCAGGCGCCTCTGTACATCGGCCTGATCATCGCTCAGATCGTCTACGTCGTCGTCTTCATGGTGGAGCTCTGGCATCTGATCGTCGACGATGTGATGCACAACATCACGCACATCAACGAAGCCACGATCATGCTGAGCGTGCTCGGTCTCATCGACGTGGTGATGATCGCGAACCTGCTCATCATGGTGATCATCGGCGGCTATGAGACCTTCGTGTCGCGCATCAACACGGACGGGCACCCCGATCAGCCCGAGTGGCTCTCGCACGTCAACGCGAACGTCCTGAAGGTGAAGCTCGCGATGGCGATCATCGGCATCTCATCGATCCACCTGCTGAAGACGTTCATCGCCGTCGGCAACATGGACGAGGACGGCATCAGCAAGGCCGAGGCCGCCGGGCTGGGCAGTTACACGCCGACCGGAGTGCTGTGGCAGGTCGTGATCCACATGGTCTTCATCGTGTCCGCCCTGGCCCTCGCCTGGATCGACAAGATGTCGCAGAGCACCATCAAAGCCGCGCAGGCCGGCGCGAGCGGCACATCCGCGCACTGA